One Polaribacter sp. KT25b DNA segment encodes these proteins:
- the dusB gene encoding tRNA dihydrouridine synthase DusB — MVKIGNIELPDFPLLLAPMEDVSDPPFRALCKENGADVVYTEFISSEGLIRDAAKSIMKLDIYEKERPVGIQIFGANLESMLQTIEIVEKSNPDIIDINFGCPVKKVVSKGAGAGILKDIDLMVSLTEAMVKHTNLPVTVKTRLGWDHDSIRIVEVAERLQDVGCAAISIHGRTRAQMYKGNADWKPIADVKNNQRMHIPVFGNGDITTPEKAMEMRDKFGLDGAMIGRAAIGYPWFFNEVKHYFKTGEYLAKPTIAQRTEMARRHLQMAIDWKGEHLGVVETRRHYTNYFKGIPHFKEYRMKMVTSDDAKDVFAAFDEVEETFGNMIIPEYK, encoded by the coding sequence TTGGTAAAAATAGGCAACATAGAATTACCAGACTTTCCATTGTTATTAGCACCAATGGAAGACGTTTCTGATCCACCTTTTAGAGCTTTGTGCAAAGAAAATGGCGCGGATGTTGTATATACAGAATTTATTTCATCCGAAGGTTTAATTAGAGATGCTGCAAAAAGCATTATGAAATTAGATATTTATGAAAAAGAACGCCCTGTAGGAATTCAGATTTTTGGTGCAAATTTAGAATCGATGCTACAAACTATCGAAATTGTAGAAAAATCGAATCCAGATATTATTGATATTAATTTTGGTTGCCCTGTTAAAAAAGTAGTTTCTAAAGGTGCTGGCGCAGGAATTTTAAAAGACATCGATTTAATGGTTTCATTAACTGAAGCAATGGTAAAACACACCAATTTACCTGTAACAGTTAAAACACGTTTAGGTTGGGATCATGATTCTATAAGAATTGTTGAAGTTGCCGAACGTTTACAAGATGTTGGTTGTGCAGCAATTTCTATTCATGGTAGAACGCGTGCACAAATGTATAAAGGTAATGCCGATTGGAAACCTATTGCTGATGTTAAAAATAACCAAAGAATGCACATTCCTGTTTTTGGAAATGGAGATATTACAACTCCAGAAAAAGCGATGGAAATGCGTGATAAATTTGGTTTAGATGGCGCTATGATTGGTAGAGCTGCTATTGGTTATCCTTGGTTTTTTAATGAAGTAAAACACTATTTTAAAACTGGTGAATATTTAGCAAAACCTACAATTGCTCAAAGAACAGAAATGGCTAGAAGACATTTGCAAATGGCAATTGATTGGAAAGGTGAACATTTAGGTGTTGTAGAAACTAGAAGACATTATACAAATTATTTTAAAGGAATTCCGCATTTTAAAGAATATAGAATGAAAATGGTTACTTCTGATGATGCAAAAGATGTATTTGCTGCTTTTGATGAAGTGGAAGAAACTTTTGGGAATATGATTATTCCTGAATATAAATAG
- a CDS encoding TolB family protein, with the protein MKFKLHYLLLIAAVLTTACKKSKKEDVDAKSGETKKWEGGLIYPEEVHFKSMKQITFGGDNAEAYWSFDDKQLIFQSNNKDWGVDCDQMFLMNADETFKDSKPPMISTGFGRTTCAYFLPGNKEYVYGSTHLSGKECPEAPLRREGKYVWPIYESYDIFVSDLKGNITKQLTTEPGYDAEATVSPKGDKIVFTSMRTGDLELFTMNIDGSDVKQITDQLGYDGGAFFSPDGTKLIFRSSRPKTPEAIKEYQDLLKEGLVQPTEMELYICNADGSELRQLTDLGNANWSPFFHPSGNKILFSSNFEAERGFPFNLYLIDLDGKNLERVTHGETFDAFPVFSNDGKKLIFSSNRNNGGGHDTNLFIAEWQD; encoded by the coding sequence ATGAAATTTAAATTACATTATTTACTTCTTATAGCTGCTGTATTAACTACTGCTTGTAAAAAAAGCAAAAAAGAAGATGTTGATGCAAAATCTGGCGAAACTAAAAAATGGGAAGGTGGTTTAATTTATCCAGAAGAAGTTCACTTTAAGTCGATGAAACAAATCACTTTTGGAGGCGATAATGCAGAAGCTTATTGGAGTTTTGATGACAAACAATTAATTTTTCAATCAAATAATAAAGATTGGGGCGTAGATTGTGATCAAATGTTTTTAATGAATGCAGATGAAACTTTTAAAGACTCGAAACCACCAATGATTTCTACAGGTTTTGGGCGTACAACTTGTGCTTACTTTTTACCAGGAAATAAAGAATATGTATATGGTTCAACTCATTTATCTGGTAAAGAATGCCCAGAAGCACCTTTAAGAAGAGAAGGTAAATATGTGTGGCCAATTTATGAAAGTTACGATATTTTTGTGTCAGATTTAAAAGGGAATATTACCAAACAATTAACGACAGAACCAGGTTATGATGCAGAAGCAACAGTTTCTCCAAAAGGAGATAAAATTGTTTTTACATCGATGAGAACAGGAGATTTAGAATTGTTTACCATGAATATTGATGGTTCTGATGTAAAACAAATTACAGATCAATTAGGGTATGATGGTGGTGCTTTTTTCTCTCCTGATGGAACAAAATTAATCTTTCGTTCTTCTAGACCAAAAACTCCAGAAGCAATTAAAGAATATCAAGATTTATTAAAAGAAGGATTAGTTCAGCCAACAGAAATGGAATTATACATCTGTAATGCTGATGGATCTGAATTACGTCAATTAACAGATTTAGGAAACGCAAATTGGAGTCCGTTTTTTCATCCTTCAGGAAATAAAATTTTATTTTCATCAAACTTTGAAGCAGAAAGAGGTTTTCCTTTTAATTTATATCTGATAGATTTAGATGGTAAAAACTTAGAAAGAGTTACTCATGGAGAAACTTTTGATGCTTTCCCAGTGTTTTCTAATGATGGTAAAAAGTTAATTTTTTCATCAAACAGAAATAACGGAGGAGGTCATGATACAAACTTATTTATTGCGGAATGGCAAGATTAA
- the lepA gene encoding translation elongation factor 4, which produces MKNIRNFCIIAHIDHGKSTLADRLLDFTGTVTSREKKEQLLDSMDLERERGITIKSHAIQMDYIYKGEEYTLNLIDTPGHVDFSYEVSRSIAACEGALLIVDAAQSIQAQTISNLYLALENDLEIIPVLNKVDLPSANPEEVTDDIVDLLGCNPEEVIHASGKTGFGVDNILAAIIDRVPAPKGDPDAPLQALIFDSVYNSYRGIETYFRVLNGEIKKGQEIKFMATGKNYFADEVGTLKLTQVVKKSVKTGDVGYLITGIKTAKEVKVGDTITDALNPTIERIDGFEDVKPMVFAGIYPVDTEDYEELRYSMEKLQLNDASLVFVPESSAALGFGFRCGFLGMLHMEIIQERLEREFNMTVITTVPNVSYHAYSKKNPEEVIILNNPTDLPDPSRLDRVEEPFIKASIITKSDFIGQVMSLCIEKRGQIINQTYLTTERVELIFEMPLAEIVFDFYDRLKTVSKGYASFDYHPIGMKESKLVRVDILLNAQPVDALSALLHADNAYTIGKKIVEKLKELIPRQQFDIPIQAAIGAKIIARETTKALRKDVTAKCYGGDISRKRKLLEKQKKGKKRMRQVGNVEIPQEAFMAVLKLND; this is translated from the coding sequence ATGAAGAATATTAGAAACTTTTGCATTATCGCACATATTGATCATGGTAAAAGTACGTTAGCAGATAGATTGTTAGATTTTACTGGCACTGTAACCTCTCGCGAAAAAAAAGAACAGCTTTTAGATAGTATGGATTTAGAGCGCGAACGTGGTATAACCATTAAATCGCACGCAATTCAAATGGATTATATCTATAAAGGAGAGGAATACACTCTAAATTTAATTGATACTCCAGGTCATGTAGATTTCTCTTACGAAGTTTCTAGATCAATTGCAGCTTGTGAAGGCGCTTTACTAATTGTAGATGCAGCACAAAGTATACAAGCACAAACAATTTCTAACTTATACTTGGCTTTAGAGAACGATTTAGAAATTATTCCTGTACTAAATAAAGTAGATTTACCTTCTGCAAACCCAGAAGAAGTTACAGACGATATTGTAGATTTATTAGGTTGCAACCCAGAAGAAGTAATTCACGCTAGTGGAAAAACAGGTTTTGGAGTCGATAATATTTTAGCAGCAATTATAGATAGAGTACCTGCTCCAAAAGGAGACCCAGATGCACCCTTACAAGCCTTAATTTTCGATTCTGTTTACAATTCTTATCGAGGTATTGAAACCTATTTTAGAGTTTTAAACGGCGAAATTAAAAAAGGTCAAGAAATTAAATTCATGGCAACTGGTAAAAATTATTTTGCTGATGAAGTTGGTACTTTAAAACTAACTCAAGTCGTTAAAAAATCTGTAAAAACTGGCGACGTTGGTTATTTAATTACAGGTATAAAAACTGCAAAAGAAGTAAAAGTAGGAGATACAATTACAGATGCATTAAACCCAACAATAGAAAGAATTGATGGTTTTGAAGATGTTAAACCAATGGTTTTTGCGGGTATTTATCCTGTGGATACAGAAGATTATGAAGAGTTGCGTTATTCTATGGAAAAACTACAACTTAATGACGCTTCTTTGGTTTTTGTACCAGAAAGTTCTGCAGCATTAGGTTTCGGTTTTCGTTGTGGATTCTTAGGAATGTTGCACATGGAAATTATTCAAGAACGTTTAGAACGTGAGTTTAATATGACAGTTATTACAACTGTACCAAACGTTTCTTACCACGCATATTCAAAGAAAAATCCTGAGGAAGTTATTATTTTAAATAATCCAACAGATTTACCAGATCCATCGAGATTAGATAGAGTAGAAGAGCCATTTATTAAAGCGTCAATTATTACAAAGTCAGATTTTATTGGTCAAGTAATGAGTTTGTGTATCGAAAAAAGAGGACAAATTATCAATCAAACGTATTTAACAACAGAAAGAGTTGAACTTATTTTCGAAATGCCTTTGGCAGAAATTGTTTTCGATTTTTACGATCGATTAAAAACAGTTTCTAAAGGATATGCTTCTTTTGATTATCATCCTATTGGTATGAAAGAATCTAAATTAGTAAGAGTAGATATTTTATTAAATGCACAACCTGTAGATGCACTTTCTGCACTTTTACATGCAGATAATGCTTATACAATTGGTAAAAAAATAGTTGAAAAATTAAAAGAATTAATACCAAGACAACAGTTTGATATTCCTATTCAGGCAGCAATTGGTGCTAAAATTATTGCTAGAGAAACTACGAAAGCTTTGCGTAAAGATGTAACAGCAAAATGTTATGGAGGAGATATTTCTCGTAAACGTAAATTATTAGAAAAGCAGAAAAAAGGGAAGAAAAGAATGCGCCAAGTTGGTAATGTAGAAATTCCGCAAGAAGCATTTATGGCAGTCTTAAAATTAAATGATTAA
- a CDS encoding M28 family peptidase, whose amino-acid sequence MRNILFLIFLCFLISCKPSINQETRIKEDVTFLASDKLEGRQTGTKGEKEAANYIVKRFKELGLTKKGTEGYLQPFTFRPKTNPHEQVKFDVNGDGTITGNNVIGFIDNKAENTVIIGAHFDHLGFGGEGSLYRDSIKAIHNGADDNASGVAILLNLASKLKGKNTSNNYLFMAFSGEEMGLLGSNYFVKNPTIDTKKVSYMINMDMVGRLKKDSALAVYGTGTSPIFKQTLKSHNDNFKLIQKESGVGPSDHTSFYLNNMPVLHFFTGQHEDYHKPGDDSEKLNYEGMYLISDYIFNIITDLDNNGKLAFRKTKNESEETPRFKVGLGVIPDYMFDGKGMRIDGISEDKPAQKAGLQKGDIVIQLGDSTVVDMMSYMRALSVFKAGDKSKVLVKRGEKEVESEINF is encoded by the coding sequence ATGAGAAACATCCTATTTCTAATCTTTTTATGTTTTTTAATTTCTTGCAAACCTTCAATTAATCAGGAAACTAGAATAAAAGAAGATGTTACCTTTTTAGCTTCAGACAAGTTAGAAGGAAGACAAACAGGCACAAAAGGAGAAAAAGAAGCTGCAAATTATATTGTAAAAAGATTTAAAGAATTAGGGTTAACTAAAAAAGGTACAGAAGGTTACCTGCAACCTTTTACTTTTAGACCAAAAACAAATCCTCATGAACAAGTAAAATTTGATGTAAATGGTGATGGCACAATTACAGGGAATAATGTGATTGGTTTTATAGACAATAAAGCAGAAAATACGGTAATTATTGGCGCTCATTTTGACCATTTAGGTTTTGGTGGCGAAGGTTCTTTATACAGAGATTCTATAAAAGCCATTCATAATGGTGCAGATGATAATGCTTCTGGAGTTGCAATTTTATTAAATTTAGCTTCAAAACTAAAAGGAAAAAACACAAGTAATAATTATCTTTTTATGGCTTTTTCTGGTGAAGAAATGGGTTTATTGGGTTCTAATTATTTTGTAAAAAACCCAACAATTGACACAAAAAAAGTTTCATATATGATTAATATGGATATGGTTGGTCGTTTAAAAAAAGATTCTGCTTTGGCAGTTTATGGCACAGGAACATCTCCAATATTTAAGCAAACTTTAAAATCTCATAACGATAATTTTAAATTAATTCAGAAAGAATCTGGTGTTGGACCAAGCGATCACACAAGTTTTTATTTAAACAACATGCCTGTTTTACATTTTTTTACTGGTCAACATGAAGATTATCATAAACCTGGTGATGATTCTGAAAAACTGAATTATGAAGGAATGTATTTAATTTCTGATTATATTTTTAATATTATAACTGATTTAGATAATAATGGAAAATTAGCTTTTAGAAAAACAAAAAATGAAAGCGAAGAAACACCAAGATTTAAAGTTGGTTTAGGCGTAATTCCTGATTATATGTTTGATGGCAAAGGAATGCGTATTGATGGAATATCCGAAGATAAACCAGCACAAAAAGCAGGTTTACAGAAAGGCGATATTGTTATTCAATTAGGCGACAGCACTGTTGTTGATATGATGAGTTATATGCGTGCTTTATCGGTTTTTAAAGCGGGCGACAAAAGTAAAGTTCTTGTAAAAAGAGGAGAAAAAGAAGTTGAATCTGAAATAAATTTTTAA
- a CDS encoding outer membrane beta-barrel protein, whose amino-acid sequence MKFFTTSIFILFFGILATFSQHTISGKIIDQQNVALPFANIILYEIGSKENPKGTVSDDKGTYKLENISSGKYKVEISMLGFETQNITEFELNSNKTINITLKEESQLLNEVVVKSKRPVIKQTAEKLIVDLENSEMINTNLQDVMRKIPGVLVTNNGITIAGNSGVRILINGKTTEYMDVETLLRDFPADNISKIELVEQPGAEYEASGSGAIINIILKKNVHLGTHGSTNLWVGEDEGFEYGTGFSIASYKNKLNWQASTTFSQPTWREDLYLNRTVGDENYNQLTKEPYDPTNFRVSGNIDYYINDKNSFGIGGSLSTRNSNRIASSTTIISDVNNTNTLLSENSFDRERKNFNINPYYEYKTDTDKLVIDFNYVDYANDNTNILSEAFGNTVSFDERKYIQDGKYSIKTYKADYSKTFSDNLKLSAGTRFANVNTDNDLQTFSDNTAGDFEFDENASSQFLIDENIFALYTKVNATAGKWSFSGGLRYENSNTDGTSIYMEDGEQKTAIKKRPIKKVFPSASISRKLTEVLGTSLSYSYRIQRPSYNSLNSFETYLDPYSAGVGNPNLTPSYTNNYQFNLTYEGQPFFTVGYSKTEDIIFQLIKQDNETKQIRQQDVNIENSENWNFRLFAPLSFTKGLEGYTGIIVTNKDYKSSAFDVDVDVDLNKWNLIWFVQASYQLPWDVNLELSGNYGTGALEGQIEVDWLAELDFSFGKKFLDDQLKVNLGFNKMLNRGFVGNIDYGNGIAAVESNGSRQNIQLRLVYSFGSKFGKKKSSRNSNNDEENRIQDNN is encoded by the coding sequence ATGAAATTTTTTACAACTAGCATTTTTATTTTATTCTTCGGAATTTTAGCAACCTTCTCACAGCATACCATTTCAGGTAAAATTATTGATCAGCAAAATGTGGCATTGCCTTTTGCAAATATTATTTTATATGAAATTGGAAGTAAAGAAAATCCAAAAGGAACTGTTTCTGATGATAAAGGAACTTACAAACTAGAAAACATTTCTTCAGGAAAATATAAAGTTGAAATATCTATGCTGGGTTTTGAAACTCAAAATATTACCGAATTTGAATTAAATTCTAACAAAACAATTAACATCACTTTGAAGGAAGAAAGTCAGCTTTTAAACGAAGTAGTTGTAAAAAGTAAAAGACCTGTCATAAAACAAACTGCAGAAAAACTAATTGTAGATTTAGAAAATTCTGAAATGATAAACACCAATTTACAAGATGTAATGCGTAAAATTCCTGGAGTTTTAGTTACGAATAACGGAATTACAATTGCTGGAAATAGCGGTGTTAGAATTTTAATCAACGGAAAAACCACTGAATATATGGATGTGGAAACTTTATTACGTGATTTTCCTGCGGATAATATTTCTAAAATTGAACTGGTAGAGCAACCTGGAGCAGAATACGAAGCTTCTGGTTCTGGCGCAATTATCAATATTATTTTAAAGAAAAATGTACATTTAGGAACTCACGGAAGTACAAATTTGTGGGTTGGTGAAGATGAAGGTTTTGAATACGGAACAGGTTTTTCTATCGCCAGTTATAAAAACAAATTAAATTGGCAAGCAAGCACCACTTTTTCTCAACCAACCTGGAGAGAAGATTTGTATTTAAACAGAACTGTTGGCGATGAAAACTACAATCAACTTACTAAAGAACCTTATGATCCTACAAATTTTAGAGTAAGTGGAAATATAGATTATTACATAAATGACAAAAATTCTTTTGGAATTGGCGGGAGTTTAAGTACCAGGAATTCTAACAGAATTGCAAGTAGTACAACAATTATTTCTGATGTAAATAACACAAATACGTTACTTTCTGAAAACAGTTTTGATAGAGAAAGAAAAAACTTTAACATCAATCCTTATTATGAATACAAAACGGACACAGATAAATTAGTAATTGATTTTAATTATGTAGATTATGCTAATGACAACACTAATATTCTATCTGAAGCTTTTGGAAATACAGTTTCTTTTGATGAAAGAAAATATATTCAAGATGGCAAATATTCTATAAAAACGTATAAAGCTGATTATTCAAAAACATTTTCTGACAACTTAAAATTAAGTGCTGGAACAAGATTTGCAAATGTAAATACAGATAACGATTTACAAACTTTTAGTGATAATACAGCTGGTGATTTTGAGTTTGATGAAAATGCAAGTAGTCAGTTTTTAATTGATGAAAACATTTTTGCTTTATATACAAAAGTAAATGCAACTGCTGGAAAATGGTCTTTTTCTGGTGGATTACGTTACGAAAATAGTAATACTGATGGAACTTCTATTTACATGGAAGATGGTGAACAAAAAACAGCCATTAAAAAAAGACCGATAAAAAAAGTATTTCCAAGTGCATCAATTAGCAGAAAATTAACCGAAGTTTTAGGAACAAGTTTATCTTATAGTTATAGAATTCAAAGACCTTCTTATAATAGTTTAAATTCTTTTGAAACGTATTTAGACCCTTATTCTGCAGGAGTAGGAAATCCTAATTTAACGCCTTCTTACACTAATAATTATCAGTTTAATTTAACGTATGAAGGTCAACCTTTTTTTACTGTTGGCTATAGTAAAACTGAGGATATTATTTTCCAGTTGATAAAACAAGACAATGAAACCAAACAAATTAGACAACAAGATGTAAATATTGAAAATAGTGAAAATTGGAATTTTAGATTATTCGCACCTTTAAGTTTTACCAAAGGTTTAGAAGGTTACACCGGTATTATTGTCACAAATAAAGACTATAAATCTTCTGCTTTTGATGTTGATGTTGATGTTGATTTAAATAAATGGAACTTAATTTGGTTTGTTCAAGCAAGTTATCAATTGCCTTGGGATGTAAACCTTGAATTAAGTGGAAATTACGGAACAGGAGCTTTAGAAGGGCAAATTGAAGTTGATTGGTTGGCAGAATTAGATTTCTCTTTTGGTAAAAAGTTTTTAGACGATCAACTAAAAGTAAATCTTGGTTTTAACAAAATGCTAAACAGAGGTTTTGTTGGTAATATCGATTACGGTAATGGAATTGCAGCCGTTGAAAGTAATGGTTCTAGACAAAATATTCAACTAAGATTAGTGTATAGTTTTGGTTCTAAATTTGGAAAGAAAAAGTCTAGCAGAAATTCTAATAACGATGAAGAAAATAGAATTCAGGATAATAATTAA
- a CDS encoding EF-hand domain-containing protein, translating into MGAKENILKKIHSLISTKYKSPTEAFHFYDEDKDGKLNKDEVKKLLKSADISGLLRGVVAGELIKGYDKSGDECINLDEFKIAIAELERDI; encoded by the coding sequence ATGGGAGCAAAAGAAAATATTTTAAAGAAAATTCATTCTTTAATTAGTACGAAGTATAAAAGCCCAACAGAAGCATTTCATTTTTATGATGAAGATAAAGACGGGAAATTAAATAAGGATGAAGTAAAAAAATTATTAAAAAGTGCAGATATTAGTGGATTATTAAGAGGAGTTGTAGCCGGTGAGTTAATTAAAGGTTATGATAAATCTGGTGATGAATGTATCAATTTAGACGAATTTAAGATTGCAATTGCAGAATTAGAAAGAGATATATAA